A window from Chloroflexota bacterium encodes these proteins:
- a CDS encoding HigA family addiction module antitoxin yields the protein MSTSNGMRPVHPGEVLGEELQELGLSANALANALGVPTNRITAILNGQRGMSADTALRLSRYFGTTPQFWLNLQQAFELRVAEIESGEDISASVQPRDHERIAGAATTVR from the coding sequence ATGAGTACAAGCAATGGAATGAGACCAGTTCACCCGGGCGAAGTGTTGGGTGAAGAACTCCAGGAGCTCGGCCTGTCGGCCAACGCTTTGGCGAATGCACTCGGAGTTCCTACTAACCGAATTACGGCAATTTTGAATGGTCAAAGAGGGATGTCTGCCGATACGGCGCTACGCTTGTCCCGCTATTTCGGCACCACGCCGCAGTTCTGGTTGAATCTGCAGCAAGCCTTTGAATTGCGTGTAGCCGAGATTGAATCAGGCGAGGATATATCAGCAAGCGTACAGCCTCGCGACCATGAGAGAATCGCCGGTGCCGCGACGACCGTGAGGTAA
- a CDS encoding type II toxin-antitoxin system RelE/ParE family toxin, protein MIQGFRDRRTLHFFEGRNVRAFQGFAEQATRRLTVLDSAVSLRDLAVLPSNRLELLSGDRAGQYSIRISRQWRICFRWGDNGPFDVEIVDYHR, encoded by the coding sequence ATGATTCAAGGGTTTAGGGATCGAAGAACGCTGCATTTCTTCGAAGGGAGGAATGTTCGCGCTTTTCAGGGATTTGCCGAACAAGCGACCCGCAGGCTTACCGTGTTGGATAGCGCAGTTTCTTTGCGCGACCTAGCCGTTCTTCCTAGCAACAGGCTGGAACTGCTCTCCGGTGACCGGGCGGGTCAGTACAGTATTAGGATTAGTCGCCAATGGCGAATTTGCTTTCGCTGGGGGGATAATGGACCGTTTGATGTAGAGATTGTGGACTACCACCGCTGA
- a CDS encoding TatD family hydrolase, whose translation MTDTHAHINSPRFAEDLSAVVDRASAANVTAIVVVGVDIASSHAAVAIAERYPNCWATVGVHPHEADSCTPATWRDLEALAQAPRVVAIGETGLDYYRKNASRRAQQDAFTKQLALASQSQLPIVVHMRDAYADVHRMLTQASPMQQAVMHCFSGDSVQATALLNLGCMISLAGPVTFRSAAKLHQVAKMVPSDRLLIETDCPYLAPVPYRGKRNEPAYVRCTLESIARRRSIAPEDLEEITDRNAQTFFKLPTHDATN comes from the coding sequence ATGACGGATACCCACGCCCATATCAACTCGCCGCGCTTTGCTGAGGACCTATCCGCAGTTGTCGACCGTGCAAGCGCAGCCAATGTTACTGCCATTGTCGTCGTCGGGGTGGACATTGCCTCGAGCCATGCGGCCGTAGCCATTGCCGAGCGCTATCCAAATTGCTGGGCGACGGTTGGCGTGCACCCACACGAAGCCGATTCCTGTACTCCGGCTACCTGGCGCGACTTGGAAGCGCTTGCGCAGGCGCCGAGGGTAGTGGCTATCGGTGAGACCGGCCTTGATTACTATCGCAAAAACGCCTCCAGGCGTGCCCAGCAGGATGCCTTTACCAAACAACTCGCACTCGCGTCGCAGTCCCAATTACCCATAGTGGTTCACATGCGGGATGCTTACGCTGACGTGCACCGTATGCTCACGCAAGCTTCGCCCATGCAGCAAGCGGTGATGCATTGCTTCTCCGGTGATAGCGTGCAAGCGACAGCACTCCTTAATCTCGGGTGCATGATATCCCTTGCGGGCCCGGTGACGTTTCGCTCTGCGGCAAAGTTGCATCAAGTTGCAAAGATGGTACCATCGGATAGGCTATTGATCGAGACCGATTGCCCCTACCTTGCGCCCGTGCCGTACCGGGGCAAGCGGAATGAGCCAGCTTACGTACGTTGCACATTGGAGTCCATTGCCCGGAGGCGCAGCATCGCGCCAGAGGACCTGGAAGAAATAACTGATAGGAATGCCCAGACGTTCTTCAAACTCCCCACCCACGACGCAACCAATTGA
- the metG gene encoding methionine--tRNA ligase codes for MATYYLTTPIYYPNAKPHIGTAFCTIGCDVQARYRRLKGYDTFFLTGLDENSLNVERQARSQGKDPQDYCDEMAEFFRDLWDKLNISYDGFIRTTEEHHKHAARLLLQKCYDAGDIYKGTYAGWYCLPCEAFYADDDLVDGKCPVHDAEPEWTEEDNYFFALSKYQDRLLAFYDEHPESVLPDFRRNEVVNMVRGELRDFSISRANKTWGIPVPFDEEQVIYVWFDALTNYITGVGYGQDDELFARYWPADVHVIGKDIIRFHCVYWPAMLMSAGVQLPKTVWAHGWIMFRGLKMSKSRGTGVDPFEMVDEFGADAVRYYLVREIPFDQDGVFSWESFYNRYNADLANDLGNLVQRTTSMVSRYFDGVLPAPGDATSLDESLREVAQQAVEGAERGLESWDLDAALDSVWTLVTRANQYIEENAPWVLAKDADQRERLGSVLYNVTEAVRILAVLLGPYVPQTADTILERLGEPPLDAGAWERGLGWGGLTSDRSISTGKPLFPRLEVPEFSEST; via the coding sequence ATGGCAACCTACTATCTAACAACCCCCATTTACTACCCCAATGCCAAGCCCCATATTGGCACGGCATTTTGTACTATCGGCTGTGACGTACAGGCGCGCTATCGCCGCTTGAAGGGCTACGATACGTTCTTTCTCACGGGTCTCGATGAGAACAGCCTCAATGTGGAGCGCCAGGCCAGAAGCCAGGGCAAGGATCCGCAGGACTATTGCGACGAAATGGCGGAGTTCTTCCGCGATCTTTGGGACAAGCTAAACATCTCCTATGACGGCTTCATCCGCACGACTGAAGAGCACCACAAGCACGCGGCACGACTCTTATTGCAGAAGTGCTACGACGCCGGCGACATCTACAAAGGGACCTATGCCGGGTGGTACTGCCTCCCTTGCGAGGCCTTCTACGCCGATGACGACTTGGTAGACGGCAAGTGCCCTGTGCACGATGCCGAGCCGGAGTGGACGGAAGAAGACAACTACTTCTTTGCCCTCTCCAAGTACCAGGACCGGTTGCTGGCATTCTATGACGAGCATCCGGAGTCGGTTTTGCCAGACTTTCGGCGCAATGAAGTCGTGAATATGGTGCGCGGCGAACTGCGGGACTTCAGCATTTCCCGTGCCAACAAGACGTGGGGAATTCCCGTACCCTTTGACGAAGAGCAGGTCATCTACGTTTGGTTCGATGCGCTCACTAACTACATCACCGGCGTTGGCTATGGGCAAGATGACGAATTGTTTGCCCGCTACTGGCCGGCGGATGTGCACGTGATCGGCAAAGACATCATTCGCTTTCACTGCGTCTACTGGCCGGCGATGCTGATGTCTGCCGGGGTGCAATTGCCGAAGACGGTTTGGGCGCACGGCTGGATCATGTTCCGAGGCCTGAAGATGAGCAAGTCCCGCGGCACAGGCGTAGACCCCTTCGAGATGGTGGACGAGTTTGGAGCCGACGCGGTGCGCTACTACCTGGTGCGGGAAATCCCGTTCGACCAGGACGGCGTATTCTCTTGGGAGAGTTTCTATAACCGATACAACGCCGACTTGGCGAACGATCTTGGCAACCTTGTGCAACGCACCACATCTATGGTTTCGCGTTACTTTGACGGGGTGCTGCCGGCCCCCGGAGACGCAACCTCACTCGACGAATCCTTAAGGGAAGTGGCGCAGCAAGCAGTTGAAGGTGCGGAGCGCGGGCTTGAGTCATGGGACCTCGACGCGGCATTAGATAGTGTCTGGACGCTTGTTACTCGTGCGAACCAATACATTGAGGAAAACGCGCCCTGGGTACTTGCCAAAGACGCCGACCAGCGGGAGCGTCTTGGATCCGTGCTTTACAACGTGACCGAAGCCGTGCGCATCCTGGCCGTTTTGCTCGGTCCGTATGTCCCGCAGACGGCGGATACCATACTGGAGCGCCTTGGCGAACCTCCGCTTGACGCCGGTGCCTGGGAGCGCGGCCTTGGGTGGGGGGGCTTAACCTCAGACCGAAGCATATCTACCGGCAAGCCGCTCTTTCCCCGCCTAGAAGTTCCCGAGTTCTCGGAAAGCACGTAG